The sequence ttattattatttttactattatacattttactttattaatttttcattacatACCTTGAATAAAATGCTAATACCTAGATTCATAAATGGTTTAGTGAAATCGATAACACTTTCCCTGGCATATGTAATGGTCATGGATCCAACGGCCAAGTCCGCCTTCTATAAGTTCACAATAATAACGGCAAAGTTAgtgaatatattattataatagagTTGTGagttacatttaaaaaaaaaatagcttatcGATTAAGCCCGATTGTTAACGTTTGGAAACGGAACATTCAAAAGACATGGTGGAGCGGATGATTTCGGTGTACAATGGGTAAACGATTAATATCGGAATAAATTAAGGAAATTAATAGTACAATGGATACAAACATATTTCATTAGCTGGGCAACCATGCCATTCCATTGGCCTGTTTCTGGATCTTTGGCACCATACTTTCTATCGGGTACCAAGTCCAATATGTAATCAAATCCCACCTCATGTGATATCGTTTCCAATATATCGAcacaaaaaccataaaaacgTTCGTTTCCAGTATAGTTCTTTCCATAACGCATCATTACGTAAGGCGTTTCCtaaaactcaattaaatcATATGGTATTATATCTAAATCGTATTcagataaaatatacataccaATATTGTTATAACTACCAATGTAACATTCATTGAACCGgcatcaaaaaataatgaaggtTCCGTTATATTCAGATGATTTTGGGGAGTCCATTCACCAACCTTAACAATTGAATGTTGCTTTAATTTGATCAAGTCCAGTTTAAATTGAACTCGTTGACCTTCTTTAAATTGGATTGGCCCTGTTAATCCTTTCCATTCAAcctaataatataatataaaaattgttttgtaaatattgCACGACAAAttgtcttagctatgttgtgtacaaatttcagcctatttatggtttgggctgtacAATGGTAAGTGAGCCAggacaaattttttaatacatacttacataacaagaacaatttaattgtatcaaaatttataCCGCATTTATATAGTTAATCAAGCTGAGACCTCCATTCCAAGGCACCTCATCGTCACATGTTGAATTGGGCAGATGGATCAGGGGATATATTGATTGCAGACCGATGGCAAACACATATACTGAGTCAAACATCAATGCGGCTTccgtctaaaaaaaaaaatatatttaaaattcaatatatacagctaatcgTACAGAAAGTATCGTATTTAAATCATTACCTCAATGCTAAccgatttcttaaaattataaatggaTGAGTTGCGCTTTAATATATGTCGATCATAAGATTCCATGTCTTTAAGAACTTCTTTCACCGCCACATCGCCCATATCAACCAGTCGAAATGCGGTTATATtcacaaaattgtatttaaagtcTTCTAAATCAAAGGTTTCCAAGTCGAAGCTCGTAAACAAATAATGATATTTGTACTCATTCATTTGCTGCTGAAGAATCTGAAAAATgaacagaaaaataaagaataatattgaatctatttatacaatatataataattaaactcacattttttaatagaatgGAAATACCAGCTGAGTTCGTGTCAATTAAAACATTGTgaatttccttatttttaaactcattGAGAACAGACAGATATGAAGTCGGAGATACCTGTCGTATATGGACTTCTGCCTGAACTGAGCGGGAAAGTTGATTTAAGGTAATTATACCTGTGGAGTcataaactaatttataaaatgaaacatGCTTAACATTAGTATATAGTATGTCCAGTAAttgtttttacaataaaataattaatttcatttcttaaCATATTAAGGAAATCAAAAACGGCAATCaaatatatctacatatattaaactatttgacctgactgactgatcattgtgcAGCCCATGCCATAAGTCGTACAAgtctgaaattttgacacaacatacCTAAGACAAAtaacattataaataatagagccctgtactttttttaagtacggggtctaaaaagaaattgttaatttaattatgttacaAAACAATCACTAGACATACTTAAGATAGATAGCTAGCACTTACCGTGATCCTTTTCATATAATATACCAAACTTGGTCCAATTCAAATATCGTATAACGTCAACAAATGCCCGATTAACGTGTTCCTGCGATGGATGAACATTTATGGAAAAGTCTTGGGTCGAACGACCTATACCTATATCTGGTATATCCAGATCATCgcatattgaatttatatgaGTGGCCAGAACAGAATTGCTTGGACTAAATATTGCCTGAACACCGACATGGATAAGCTTACAAACTTATATTGGATAACATAAAATAGACAATTTGATATAACATTAATGTCCTTTTGTCTGACCGACCGACCGATTCCACTTACCTTTTTGTACAGCCTTAAAGGAATCCGTACTGAGATATTCGATATGATGAACCAAATCGGTGTCAGGCAAAAGACTTTTATCAAGATTCAGCCTGTGAACAGCATATTGAAAGGCTACCTCTGGATAGTTTAGGTGCTCCTCAGACAGCCTTGGAAATAGTGCTCCTTTAATATTGTACACACAAATACAGttagtaaattttaatataaattacaaatttcacatattttgtgtgttaaaaaatataaatatcttcTCTTATTATGGTTGcttgaacaattttaatttttttttaatatatcaaaatttaactgTTTGTTATACACATACTgtcacatattttaatatttcaaaattaaaatgtttgttataCACATATTGTCTGTACTAATGGCtcctaattattattattttttttatagcgaATACACTATGAAAGGCACTTACCAACTCGAATAACAGCAGTTGGATTTACGAAATTAGTCAAATTGAggctaattaaaacaaatatcactaatatcatatttttaattattaaacacagttttaaatcaatttaattgggCTGCTTTAGGAATGATTCTAGCAGTTCTGCATTCCAGCCAAACAAAAAACGAATCCGTAGAAATGCATTGGCGGAATAGAAAGTGGAACCACACAACAGTGAGTCAAAAATGTATTGGCACaccaaaataattttgtgtcaaacctttttttcttacttattTCCCCTTATTTTATTCCCTAAATAATCGAACTTTTTAAAGATGTTTCGaaggttttattttgagattgTTTGGTAATCTTTCTGCATCCAAGTTTTTTGGATATACTTACTAGATAATGTATTCTGGGTGACATTACTAATCgatattttagaatatttactTACTTTTAAGACCattttatagttaaataattcatttctCTGTTTGAGTTTCCTTTAACCTAATTTAACCGACTTGGTTCTgttcattttctttaaataaaagtaataataaattaattttaaaattcattatctAAAGACCATTGAAATGGAATAAAGACAAGATTAcactgaatttaaaatatttattttcaaagacttatttttaataagttttatatGTATTGGGTATGTGATAAATTGTCTCTTGTATCTTATATGAATAACTGATTTCCGTTGAGTGCACtcgacatacatacatacatatgaatgtACGTATTTGTTTCTGAATTCAtaatgcatgtatgtgtgtgttcacATACAATCCAAATCaatatgtgtctgtgtgtatacttacatacatactgtACATGCAAGTAaagtataatttgtatttcgttcatgatatttatatttatatatatatatataacctGTAGTCactaacattattttattttaatattttttgtttatttttaatttttgtaaatagttGTAcgcgtttaattaaattacacagATAACACATTTATACTacaaatcaataattttttgtttgatttgtggGGGAAAGGGAAGGGGAGGAGGTTTTTCTATAATTACTTTCttctgtatatatgtatatatttgtttgtttttggttttttaagcagttatttataaatatgcctACAGTTACTCAGAAAAGAAACGCTCTAGGTACATACAATTACAAgtatatacgtatgtatgtagataCATATTAATGTGGTACGCatatcatacatacatatgtgcccatgaaaatttcatattgcCTTTGTTCTTAGTCAGAATTGAGAAGTTGTTGGCTTTGCTGAAATCTTTATGAAAATCACAGTTTTAACGAAGGGAACATTACACACAGTTGCTCAAGAAATTCTCTTGACAAACTCGAAAATTCACATATATTTTACctgaatttttcttattttttgcaaCTAAGCGactaattaaataagaaaaaacaattacgaaaaaatttgtgaatttcttattttgtcGATAAAACAccacttgactaactgtatgtatatatgtatgtatggttTTAGTTAACCATACAGCGTTCTTTGTACTAGTTTTTACAGAGTttacagaataaattaaaatgagatAAAAGAGTATTTGCTATCCCCATATTTGAATTCGAATAGTAGATATTATTAACTGGCGAATCGAATGcaagaacaatttaatttccataCCCTGTACACGTTTTACAATACTATTAACAAATGGCAGCATATCTTCGATATTTTTGTAGGGTATGTACTAAGTGTGTATCAGAATCATAATTATTCATAATAATTGgagtacacacacatatataagaACGTTCTTGCATAGAAATAAACGAATCAACCTGAGAatgtacatgcatatacagttagtcaagtaattattttgaacaaatcaaaaatttacatattttctattgcataacatacatattttttacgatttttcgatttgtttcttattttattaatcttgTGTGTGGTTCTTAGAACAagttacaatttaaaacagaaatgtgcatttcttaatttgtcaaaacatttttaacatctacaaaatgttaaattaattaagccaCACACCCAaaacacatgcatacatactcGGGTCAAAAAAACGATGTTAACAAAAGTATTAGTTACCCAAATGTTTTATCACCATTTTCTGGTTTATTAGCTTCTCTTGGCCACATTCAAATCAATTGTTACTGCGAACCTGAAGAGgaacaattattttgattttcggaCCGATTGGAATCTTGATTTACTGTAATAGTAACAAACGTTGTATCTGTAACTGcatttagtatatttttttttttttaatttacattttttttttacgatttttgtGTTCAACAATTaagaattcattttaattgaaatacaataattgttttgacataatttaaaatgcacacatttcttttatatttctaaaattagttaaacgcAATTTATCTCATTATATCATTTATTGGAAAATTGTTCTATGAACCATGAGTAACTATAAAaagatattcaaaaaaaaaaaactaaaaccaaGAGGtggaaatttattttgaaaaaattaaatatatatacaattgttTGACCAACAGCACGTATTTTGGGAAAACCATTTTTGTGGTAAGTGGTCTTCCAAACTGGGttcattcattatttataaCGAATGGCTTTTTTACTATTACTGTACAGATACAACTGACATTGGTATTTATCAAATACAATATTCTGAGTTCAAAATCAACTAAATATGGGAaacattaaaaagaatttcctCAGAGAATTTGCCAGGCAACCGATTTGGAATTGATAAGTATCTATGTACACAAATCCACAAAAACTGCATACTGTACATAaagttacatatttaattattttggtttatttatatatttgatttattgatcCATGCTAATTGCTATTGTTAACGATACCACGCtcattattttagatttttttagatcttgataaattgttgttaggctattaaaaaatatatatacatatctatatatatatatttatatatatatatatttatatatatatatatacatatatatatatatacatttattactGAGCTAAGGCTAAGCCGGCAGCAACTGGAATCAGTTTAAAATCGAACTAACAGTaagattttttgttaaatttaaataatgaatgaACGTACATATTTATTGATGTTCGAATCTATggtatacatatttgtatgtgtttgtggAGGGCTCTATAGGCAACATTCTGATTTACAACAATatctttcattatttattgatcACTAGAAACACCAATTTCCACGTATTTGTtaatatgtaagtatgtatgtatgtttgtctgtttgtaccCAAATGTTTTATCACCATTTTCTGGTTTATTAGCTTTTCTTGGCCACATTCAAATCAATTGTCACTGCGAACCTGAAGAGGAACAATTATTTCGATTTTCGGACCGATTGGAATCTTGATTTACTGTAATAGTAACAAACGTTGTATCTGTAGCtggattttgtatttttttttttaatttacatttttttttacgatttttgtgtttaacaattaagaattcattttaattgaaatacaatGAAAAGTTGCCAAACATTTGTTATTAGTTGTGAGCCGAACCGTTGTGCTAAAGTATACGAGCGAATACAAACCGGGTTCAGGCTTAAAAGGTTCGGTCCATGTTGCGTTTCAAGGCACCCTAAAAACCCAGAGCCGAAAGAACTCTGCAGGATTCCGTTAAGGATCAGTTTGACGCCTTGATATACTCGTTTGTATATGCAGCTCGGTTTAATATGTAcggttttaattttgttgttctcTTTCTTGGatcatattgttgttggttttattttaatataatattcgTGTTTATATTCATTCAGTTAATGAGTTGCtcattatgttttatttaaacattagttttttttacaattaacaGAATACCTGCGTTATGAAGAGAATGCGACACATCGAAGTTGTAACCTTATCATTCTTTTCCCCATTATATCTTTTACCACTATAGGTTTCCaaatagtacatatgtatatatttaaaggcgattgattttctaattaacttcattggtatttttattgtgAGCTAATTATGTATTGTTATGTTTAACCGAATTGTTTTCGGTGGGAATGCTTTAGTGAAAGCAAAACCGTAATTGATTATAACTTCCTATTATGTATATAACACaggtaaatttttgttgttttcatatCCGTTAttggaaatacaaaaaaagtagcgtaatcaaaaattaaaggttGTTAactgattgtgtgtgtgtgtgcgacacGTCTGTTCAGACGTAATTTGTAATTCGTACATATTCCAAGTATATGCTGATATTTTTGTCAAGTGTAAGAATAATGAgggaaattattaaattgtagaCCGAACCTCttattgttgctggtgttgtttgtttgtttttgtatgcTATGGATACGTAGTTTATAAATTGGTAAGGTATGTATGTTAAGTATGAAATTATTTCCGGTGTATAtcgcttttgctttttcttacATATACAGGCCCTAAATTCTATGAACgttaaaaggaaaaataaatctaCAGGCATACAAAATTCTAAGTCCATTCGTTAATCAGTCGATCCACTTTATATACTTGATCATAACATGGTTTCATGCGCTCCATACTGAATCAATCATTTGAATCTAGTTTCTGGTGGTTGGTGagtatgtgaatgtgtgtgtgtgtcacatatcccattatcatcatcatcataatcgtTCTTATCATTAAGATCTTCACACTAATCATCAACAATGGAACAAACAAATTGAGATATATAATCGTAGTCAGCTTCTCTACCGGCTGGTCTATTTTGGCCCTGTAGAGCTTGATTTTGAGTTTGAGTCTGTCGCCAAGTTGAATTGTTGCCAGCGGCAACAGTAGAAACATTAGATACATTGGCCTGTCCACCACCTGGACCACCTGTCATTGTTATGTTACTGCCAACAGATGCATTCTTGACCGCATTATGAACGCCGCTGTTCACGCTTGTAACAGCACCATTAACATTGCTATtattgctgctactgctgctgctgctgccgccgccgccgccgccgccaacTGCTGCATTGTTGCCAACTGAAACGGCTGTTGAAATGGCTCCTCCGCtagctcctcctcctcctcctccaccagCATTATTGGATCCATTACTGTTGGCAatgttgttggcattgccattggcATTGCTGCTACTTGTTGCATTGCTCGTTGCATTGCTGAtgttggtgctgttgctgttgttgccgctgccgttgccgcCGCCACCAGCACCTCCTGCTCCACCTCCGCCTCCTGCACTGCCATTGGATGAAATTGCAGAGTTCACTGAGGACGgagcctgctgctgctgctgtggcaaatGCTGCAATATATTCTGCACCTCATTCTCGCTGGGCGATTCAGCAAATATAGTCGTATTGCCGAGTACACAGTTATTTAAAGCCATTTGTGCTTTGTTAGCCTCCTCCCGCGTTGTGTATTTACATAAGGCAATTCCTTGGTTTAAATATTGATGAAAACTAACAAGGGGTCCATGCTGCATACACAAGGTACGTAGTGTAGGTCCATCAATCTACAATTAAAACCATATATCAACAAATCCATCAATAATCCATTTAATCAAATCgagaattttaagattttctaatttctaaaagcttaataaaaactaaaataaaaaacagctcttatgctaataataaattttaatataatatttaaatttcgacttttattttaaagtcattaaataactttttatttatcaatattataaaaatataaatataaactaaatgcacaaataaaaaagacaacttctaaatatttattttgtactttCGATATTCTATGTActattagattttttttttttttttgctaatattGACTATCTTGTTGGTATTGttttgttaagttttgtttttgatttttattattttttttttttttgaaattgaaattttgatttgtGCTAAGACTGAAACATACCTGAGCATTAAGATTCTTTAGAAGTAACCAGCTGGAGCTCCAAGAAGCGTTAGCTCCACTCCAAGTTGTGCTTGTGTTGGGAACACCTCGATTAGGTAGCCAGCCATTGGAGCTGCCACCAGCAACAGAGGATGATGGTGTTGTGGCTGTGACACCGCCAGATTTGTTACTGCTTAAACCGGGTGGCGGTCCTCGAGATGAGCTTTTATTTAGAGGACTGGTCCAGAGTTCTGAGGTGGCACATTGTTGAGTGTTGTCTGACCAACTAGTGTatgacaaaattattaattaaaaaacgtttataataaatttgtttttcatttcaaaagaTAGTTTAAAccaattatttgttaatttttttttttaactgacatactgtatatttagagatatttaataattacctAGGGAAATTTTGGTTTGGATTAAAACTCCACGTTGACGACGATAAACTTAGTGGCGGCAAATCAGTCGGAGAGCTCTTGCCGGTATTGGCAAAAATATCAGCATCTTTTGGCGTCGGATTAATGGACAATGGAGATCTAGCAACGCTGCCAGGTGTTATGCTGGGATCATCTTCAATACTTTTGATCTGAGAAcccttaaaaataaattactgctTGGGTATGTTATTGATAAAATACGCAATTCTACAGTTACCTTCCATGGCTTTCCTGGCTCAAACTCCTGCACCAAATCGGTAtaagcagctgctgttgaagCAACTGACCAGTCTTTGTTCTCATTATCGTTTGATGTATCGGGCCAACCGTCACCAATACTACGTCCAGTGGACCAAGttctatgtacatataaatatattcattatttcTCTCTTCCTTCTCTCCTTTCAAGCACCTACCCATCGTTTTGTAAACCCAAGGGACCCATGTTGTTTGAGTTGCTTGATAAATTTTGCTTTGTTGCACCTGGAGCACGCGAAAAGTCCGTGCTATCTGTAGTCATGCTGTCCTTTTCTAATACTGGAAGCTTCCATTGATTTAGGCGGGATTGCTGATTGGGCGCACCCTGATATCCACTTTGCTATAAAGTTAAAAGTACAAAGCATATAGAATTTAgtcaagatttaaaaaatatctgtaTGTATCGAACGATCAAGCGTGATTCGAACTCTGCCCCAACTTGACACTTAAAGTTAGTtaggaaattttaaaatttgtataaattgtttacaatttacCTTATTAAGATTGAGCTCTGAAAAATTGCCTTGGAGTGTAGCTATTGCATCGTGATTTCTCATATAGTCATTTCCCGAGTTATTTAAATGTCCAGttgagtgttgttgttgttgttgctgctgctgttgttgttgctgttgttgttgcgaattttgttgtaaattcTGTTGCTTTAAATAGACAGCCTGTTGtgcatttatttggttttgtaAAGTctgaatttgttgtttatatttcgCAATAGCAACATTAACAGCCATTGGATTAGCATTGCTGCCACGAGAATGAGATTGCTGGGCTGCTTGAAGATGCtgcatatgaaaaaaaatgaaatgaattaattaccagagaattacagggtattaagcAACCCCATATAATGTGCTCAGATACACCTTTAACTAaagtatatttgaaatattttattaaatcttatttgaataaaatattataagtatgttggattgattgattgattaattgatGGATGAACAAACCTTTATATTGCTAAGTAGTTGATTCAATAGATTTAAAGTTGTTTGCGTTAAAGGCTGTGTCAATATCTGACTGGATATAAAACCACTATGTATTGCCAATTGAATTTGCTGTCCGAGCATTCGAATATGCTGACCAGATGGTTGATTATTGACATTGGATGCGATATTAACCGCTGGCGCAGCATTCAATGCATTTTGTGAGAATGCAACTGATGCATTCGCATTCACCGACTGTGGTCCTCCTCCTCCTACTCCTACTccgacaccgacaccgacTCCTCCTACTCCTACTCCGCCTCCGACTGCAACGTTGTGAGGTCCTCCTTGacccaaatatttttgaacttGCAATGCTGCCATATTCGGATTATTGCTGCCAGTGACGGCCGTGCCGCTCATATTGGTCATTACGTTATtctatacaaatacaaatacaagtaGAAATAGATTAGATTAAAACCCACGATCAGTTAAGtaaattatgaattatataaaaaatttaatcattaattgaataaattcatttaactataatttataagttgtattacaaaaatccaaaattaGTTGTTtggaattaataaaatttgtgatATCCAAATTATTAGTTGATTATTCAGGCCTGTGTCGGTTTTCACTTCCCATTTTATCGGAtttcgaaaaatttaatttttcacgttgcattttaattgaaattttaatcatttgttgtttcttattcaagaatttataataacttcattattatttttataacaatgaaaattcgaaataatCAATAGAGTTGAACTtttatcattaaaatcaatgaaattctaattctaagcaaaaaaaattagatattaAATGTTCATTTGAGTTTTACAATATCCTTAATTGGTTTttagaataattaaaatttgtgaaatttcTATGATTTACTGATTACTATTCAAGGAATTATTGTAGTTTGTCCTCATCATTATTTATGtcatgaaaattcaaaattataattagatgttaaatttaataatttaagtcaATCCAATTAAAGttctaataaattaattaagtttaagtttaaattataatatcatcgattctaatgaaaaaaattgcagatttaatgtttttgaaaCCATTTTGAAACggtttccttttccttttgaAATAAAGTGGACTTACCGGAGGGAATGACATTGAAGGTTGTGCGTTGCCAACCGGATAGCGTTGTGGGAATCCACTGTTTGTGGAGTTCGAATGATCAGCGTAGGAACCAAGGACTTCTTCGTGACGACGCCAGCCGTCCATGGCCAAGGATGAATTGGCATTGGCTCGCAGCATTTCGGCAGCCTCCTCGATATTCATGTTGGCACTCAGTAATGCCCTTTCCACGTCATCCTTTTTGAATCCGTTCTCAACGAGAATGCGatattgtttgctttgcttaaCCATATCCGTATTAAGGACGCCCACATTGATGCCGgctagtttttgttgttgttgttgttgttgctgttgttgttgctgctgctgttgctgctgtgattTGGCTGAGATGATGCCACCGCCATGAGGCCAGTCCGATGATAGATCACCGGCATCCACATTACCACCAGTGGAATTAGCATTGCTCCAACCGGAACCAGATGGATTTGCTGATGACAGTTTATTTGGTTTACCCCAGCCACCGGCTCCACCAGATGGTGAATCGTTCCATGAGTTTGAGTTGGCGCCAATCTGTCCAAGTCCAGTATTTGATTTATCATCAACCCAATTGTTGCCGGACACGGATACACCAGCAACATTGTGACCATCATCTCCCCAAGAGCCGACAGCCGTATTTCTGTTGTTATTTGGATGCACCCACATGGCAGCCGCATCGGGTTTACCATGTTGACCACCAACAACGCCACTGGGACCCAAGGAATTGGTTAGACGAGTCTGGGGACCACCAACGACGCCAGACATTTGATTATTGGGATTGCCAGCACCACCAACTGGAACATTACCGCCGCCACTTGGATTCTGTGCCCGCATTAAATGGCTGCGACTCATTGAATCTGTCATGTCCTTCCAGTGAGCATTGCCACCGACTCCTCCGCCACCGCCTCCCCCTGGAACGCGCGCCTGTTGACCCCAAAGTGAGGTGCCATCATCATAATTGGGTATGTTACGTCgttgtggtggtggtgatGGTTCCTCCCATCCAGTTATTTGCTTCGATAGATCCTTGGGACCACCGCCGACCACACCGACCGCTTGTGGTGCTCCCCA is a genomic window of Drosophila innubila isolate TH190305 chromosome 4, UK_Dinn_1.0, whole genome shotgun sequence containing:
- the LOC117791585 gene encoding protein Gawky isoform X1, which encodes MREALFSQDGWGCQHVNQDTNWEVPSSPEPANKDQTGPPMWKPNVNNGTDLWESNLRNGGQPPAQQVPKPSWGHTPSSNLGGTWGEDDDGADSTSVWTGQSGNSGAGAAGSSGVGVGVNPTNVGAGGGVTSTGGPQWGQGVVGVGVGVGVGGVGLGSTGNNSNAAAGTLPVVAPGSLGGSGGNNMAAPGSVGGAGSVGNTGNGWGDPREIRPLAGGGVGGGGQMDIRNVDPRDSIAMRGVGAPGSGDPRELRMIDPRDPIRGDPRGISGRLNGTSEMWGHHPPIAHNQIQNINKMVGPGVVGAAGTNVTSSNIGPGGVGVGVTGNIGNQWGAPQAVGVVGGGPKDLSKQITGWEEPSPPPQRRNIPNYDDGTSLWGQQARVPGGGGGGGVGGNAHWKDMTDSMSRSHLMRAQNPSGGGNVPVGGAGNPNNQMSGVVGGPQTRLTNSLGPSGVVGGQHGKPDAAAMWVHPNNNRNTAVGSWGDDGHNVAGVSVSGNNWVDDKSNTGLGQIGANSNSWNDSPSGGAGGWGKPNKLSSANPSGSGWSNANSTGGNVDAGDLSSDWPHGGGIISAKSQQQQQQQQQQQQQQQQQKLAGINVGVLNTDMVKQSKQYRILVENGFKKDDVERALLSANMNIEEAAEMLRANANSSLAMDGWRRHEEVLGSYADHSNSTNSGFPQRYPVGNAQPSMSFPPNNVMTNMSGTAVTGSNNPNMAALQVQKYLGQGGPHNVAVGGGVGVGGVGVGVGVGVGGGGPQSVNANASVAFSQNALNAAPAVNIASNVNNQPSGQHIRMLGQQIQLAIHSGFISSQILTQPLTQTTLNLLNQLLSNIKHLQAAQQSHSRGSNANPMAVNVAIAKYKQQIQTLQNQINAQQAVYLKQQNLQQNSQQQQQQQQQQQQQQQHSTGHLNNSGNDYMRNHDAIATLQGNFSELNLNKQSGYQGAPNQQSRLNQWKLPVLEKDSMTTDSTDFSRAPGATKQNLSSNSNNMGPLGLQNDGTWSTGRSIGDGWPDTSNDNENKDWSVASTAAAYTDLVQEFEPGKPWKGSQIKSIEDDPSITPGSVARSPLSINPTPKDADIFANTGKSSPTDLPPLSLSSSTWSFNPNQNFPSWSDNTQQCATSELWTSPLNKSSSRGPPPGLSSNKSGGVTATTPSSSVAGGSSNGWLPNRGVPNTSTTWSGANASWSSSWLLLKNLNAQIDGPTLRTLCMQHGPLVSFHQYLNQGIALCKYTTREEANKAQMALNNCVLGNTTIFAESPSENEVQNILQHLPQQQQQAPSSVNSAISSNGSAGGGGGAGGAGGGGNGSGNNSNSTNISNATSNATSSSNANGNANNIANSNGSNNAGGGGGGGASGGAISTAVSVGNNAAVGGGGGGGSSSSSSSNNSNVNGAVTSVNSGVHNAVKNASVGSNITMTGGPGGGQANVSNVSTVAAGNNSTWRQTQTQNQALQGQNRPAGREADYDYISQFVCSIVDD